The proteins below are encoded in one region of Anguilla anguilla isolate fAngAng1 chromosome 3, fAngAng1.pri, whole genome shotgun sequence:
- the zgc:101765 gene encoding uncharacterized oxidoreductase Mvan_2161, which translates to MAEQQPTVLLNTGAQMPLLGLGTFRLRGPEETQRVIDAALAAGYRAFDTAAVYRNEAELGCALRDLLPKHGLSRGDVFITSKLGPRDQGHRAREGCARSLEQLGLEYIDLYLVHWPGTQGLPVGDQQNPRNRAESWAVLEQFHSDKKFRAIGVSNYTPGHLKELLRVCRVPPAVLQVEFHPKLAQGELRALCREAGVCFQAYSSLGAGALLSDPDVLAVAAGCGRTPAQVLLRWAVQQGVPVLPKSSQPERVGENGRVFDFHLSEEDMGRLSALDCGEKYCWDPSVVA; encoded by the coding sequence ATGGCAGAACAGCAGCCCACAGTCCTGCTGAACACAGGGGCGCAGATGCCCCTCCTGGGCCTGGGTACCTTCCGCCTCAGAGGCCCAGAGGAGACTCAGCGGGTCATCGACGCGGCGCTGGCTGCGGGTTACCGCGCTTTCGACACGGCGGCCGTGTACCGGAACGAGGCTGAGCTGGGCTGCGCCCTCAGGGACCTTCTGCCCAAGCACGGCCTTAGCCGCGGTGACGTCTTCATCACCAGCAAGCTGGGACCGCGGGACCAAGGCCACAGGGCCAGGGAGGGGTGCGCACGGAGCCTGGAGCAGCTGGGGCTCGAGTACATCGACCTTTACCTGGTCCACTGGCCTGGCACCCAGGGCCTGCCTGTGGGAGACCAGCAGAACCCCAGGAACCGGGCAGAGAGCTGGGCGGTGCTGGAGCAGTTCCACTCTGACAAAAAGTTCCGGGCCATCGGGGTCTCCAACTACACCCCTGGGCACCTGAAGGAGCTGCTGCGGGTGTGCCGGGTGCCTCCTGCTGTGCTCCAGGTGGAGTTCCACCCGAAGCTGGCCCAGGGGGAGCTGAGGGCACTCTGCAGGGAGGCAGGCGTCTGCTTCCAGGCCTACTCCTCCCTGGGGGCTGGGGCCCTGCTGTCGGACCCTGATGTGCTGGCTGTGGCTGCGGGGTGCGGGCGCACCCCAGCCCAGGTGCTGCTCCGGTGGGCCGTGCAGCAGGGTGTGCCCGTGCTGCCCAAGTCCTCGCAGCCGGAGAGGGTTGGGGAGAACGGGCGGGTCTTCGACTTCCACCTGAGTGAGGAGGACATGGGGAGGCTGTCTGCCCTGGACTGTGGGGAAAAGTACTGCTGGGACCCCTCAGTAGTGGCCTAG